One genomic window of Ilyobacter polytropus DSM 2926 includes the following:
- the typA gene encoding translational GTPase TypA: MKVKNIAIIAHVDHGKTTLVDGMLRQSGVFGSHEVLSERVMDSNDLEKERGITIFSKNASLRFKDYKVNIVDTPGHADFGGEVQRILKMVDSVLLLVDAFEGVMPQTKYVLKQALEHGLRPIVVVNKIDRPNSTPEEVVDSVFDLFVELGANDLQLEFPVVYASAKNGFAKYNLEDADENMQPLLETILEHVEDPEGDPEAPLQMLATNIAPDNYLGKLGTGRIYNGVLSKNQEVTLIKRDGELINYKVTRIFGYEGLKRVEMEKAVAGDIVTIAGLEKIDIGETVADRENPMALPLIDIDEPTLAMTFMVSDSPFVGREGKFVTSRNIWDRLQKELEHNVSMKVEETESADAFIVKGRGELQLSILIENMRREGFELQVAKPQVIFKEVDGVKCEPIELAIIDVADEFTGVVIEKLGIRKGEMINMVQGTDGYTRIEFKVPARGLIGFRNEFMTETRGTGILNHSFYDYEAHRGEVPTRQRGVLISIDAGTTTAYSLGNLQDRGVLFAPPGQEVYAGMIIGEHSRENDLTVNVTKGKQLTNMRASGSDATVKLAPPREFTLEQALEYIADDELVEITPESIRMRKKILDEGARKRSQRKG; encoded by the coding sequence GCTTCACTTAGATTTAAAGATTACAAAGTGAATATTGTAGATACTCCAGGCCATGCTGATTTTGGTGGAGAGGTGCAGAGAATACTTAAAATGGTTGATTCGGTTCTTCTTCTTGTAGATGCATTTGAAGGAGTAATGCCTCAGACAAAATACGTGCTGAAGCAGGCTCTTGAGCATGGGCTTAGACCTATCGTAGTAGTAAATAAGATTGACAGACCAAACTCTACACCTGAAGAAGTTGTAGATTCTGTATTTGATCTTTTTGTAGAATTAGGTGCAAATGATCTACAGCTTGAGTTCCCAGTAGTGTATGCTTCTGCGAAGAATGGTTTTGCAAAGTACAACTTGGAAGATGCTGATGAAAATATGCAGCCGCTACTTGAAACTATATTAGAGCATGTAGAAGATCCTGAGGGAGATCCTGAGGCACCGCTACAAATGCTTGCAACAAATATAGCTCCGGACAACTACCTGGGTAAACTTGGAACAGGAAGAATATATAACGGAGTTTTAAGTAAAAATCAGGAAGTTACCCTAATCAAAAGAGACGGAGAACTTATAAATTATAAAGTCACAAGAATATTCGGATATGAAGGGCTTAAAAGGGTAGAGATGGAAAAGGCTGTAGCTGGAGACATAGTTACAATAGCAGGTCTTGAGAAGATAGATATAGGGGAAACTGTTGCAGATAGAGAAAATCCTATGGCACTTCCTCTTATAGATATAGATGAGCCTACTCTTGCCATGACATTTATGGTAAGTGACTCTCCATTTGTAGGAAGAGAGGGTAAATTTGTAACCTCTAGAAATATATGGGACAGACTTCAAAAAGAACTTGAACATAATGTAAGTATGAAAGTAGAAGAAACAGAATCTGCAGACGCCTTTATTGTAAAAGGAAGAGGAGAACTTCAGCTTTCAATACTTATTGAAAATATGAGAAGAGAGGGATTCGAGCTTCAAGTGGCGAAGCCTCAGGTAATCTTCAAAGAGGTAGACGGGGTAAAATGCGAACCTATCGAGCTTGCTATAATTGACGTTGCTGATGAATTTACAGGAGTAGTTATAGAAAAACTTGGTATCAGAAAAGGTGAAATGATCAACATGGTACAGGGGACAGACGGTTATACAAGAATCGAGTTTAAAGTTCCGGCAAGAGGACTTATCGGATTCAGAAATGAATTTATGACTGAAACAAGAGGTACAGGTATCCTAAACCACTCATTCTATGACTATGAAGCTCACAGAGGAGAGGTTCCTACAAGACAAAGAGGAGTACTTATCTCTATTGATGCTGGTACGACTACAGCATACTCTCTTGGAAATCTTCAGGACAGAGGAGTATTATTCGCACCTCCAGGACAAGAAGTATATGCTGGAATGATTATTGGAGAACACTCTAGAGAAAATGATCTTACTGTAAATGTAACTAAAGGAAAGCAGCTTACTAATATGAGAGCTTCGGGATCAGATGCAACTGTTAAACTGGCTCCCCCAAGAGAGTTTACTCTTGAGCAGGCTTTGGAATATATAGCTGATGATGAGTTAGTAGAGATAACTCCGGAAAGTATAAGAATGAGAAAGAAAATATTAGACGAAGGTGCTAGAAAAAGATCTCAAAGAAAGGGATAA